The following is a genomic window from Parafrankia discariae.
TCGATGTGTTCGGGAGTGCGGTAGCCGAGAGTGGAGTGGAGTCGCTGCCGGTTGTAGAAGACCTCGATGTATTCGGCGATCGCGGTACGTGCGGCGCGGCGGGTTGGGTA
Proteins encoded in this region:
- a CDS encoding IS3 family transposase, which translates into the protein YPTRRAARTAIAEYIEVFYNRQRLHSTLGYRTPEHIERAYHSTQNEVIEAA